GTTAGAGGACGGTTCCATCCGTGTAGAGTCGGAAAGCCGTTTCGTACCAAATGATGAACGTAACCTTGCGTATCGGGCAGCTAAACTAATGAAAGATCACTATTCAGTTAAACAGGGCGTGCGTATTTTTATTGAGAAAAATATTCCGGTAGCTGCTGGTCTCGCAGGAGGGAGCAGTGATGCAGCAGCTGTACTTCGAGGAGTAAACCGTTTGTGGGGCTTAAATAAAAGTCTGGACGAACTGGCCGTTTTAGGGGCTGAAATTGGATCTGATGTTTCTTTCTGCCTTTACGGTGGAACCGCCCATGCGACCGGGAGAGGGGAAAAGGTTACGCCTCTTCCAGCTCCTCCACCTTGCTGGGTGGTGTTAGCTAAACCTCCTCTCGGTGTTTCTACCCAGACAGTTTATCAGAATCTGAACCTTGCTGATGCTCATCATCCCAACACCAATGCGATGATTGAAGCGTTAATGGATTATGATTTTGATGCCATTTGTGCGCAGGTGGGGAATACGCTCGAAGGAGTAACTCTCAATCTTCATAGAGAAGTGGGACAAATTAAAGAGCAAATGAGGCAGGCTGGAGCCGATGCGGTGTTAATGAGCGGCAGCGGTCCAACCGTCTTTTCTTTAGTCGACACGGATGCCAGAGCACAAAGGATTTACAACAGCTTAAAAGGTTTTTGTACAGAGGTGTACGTCGTTCGCATGCTCGGATATCAAGAAAGAACTTGATAAAAACCGTACAAATCTGATATATTTATTATTAATATTCGGATTTCGGGGTGTATTGCCAATGAAAAGAAGTGAACGGTTGGTTGCAATGACTCATTTTATTCTTGATCGGCCACGCGAATTGATTTCGCTGCCATTTTTCTCAGAGAAGTATGATGCGGCTAAATCCTCAATTAGTGAGGATTTAGGTATTATAAATAAAATGTTTCAACATGAAGGTATTGGTTACTTAGAGTCTGTTTCTGGAGCTTCAGGAGGAGTTAAATATATTCCGGCATTTTCTAAAGAGTACAGCGAAGAGTTCGTTCATCAGCTTTGCAGGCGATTAGAAGATCCGGAGCGGCTGTTACCTGGAGGTTATTTGTTTATGAGTGACATCCTTGGGGACCCCGAAGCAACAAGAAGCATCGGGCGTTTATTTGCTTCTGCATTTAGAGACAGAGATATTGATGCCATTATTACGGTCGCGACAAAAGGCATTCCGCTTGCCTATGCCGTTGCCTCTTATTTAAATGTCCCGGTCGTGATTGCAAGAAGGGATCCTAAAGTTACCGAAGGATCTACTCTTAGTATTAATTATGTGTCCGGCTCAACGAGGAAGATTCAGACTATGGTTTTAACAAAACGGTCTCTAAAAGAAGGCTCTAAAGTTTGTATTATAGATGATTTTATGAAAGCTGGAGGAACGATCAGCGGAATGAAAAATCTTCTCCATGAATTCAACGCCGAGGTAGTCGGTATCGGCGTTTTAGCCGAAGCAGAAGATGAGGATGAAGAACGAGTGGTGGATGACTACATTTCGCTTGTTCAAATCCTGAATGCAGATGACCGCAAAGGTTCCATTGAAGTGATTCCTGGAAATCTTCTAAATTATTTATAGCGTCTCAAGAAAGCCCTGACTTCTTAGTTCGGGGCTTTCTTTTATTAGATCTGGAAGAAAAATCAAAAGGAAAAGGAAATTTTTTTATAAAAGTTGCAGGAATTTTTACCGTTTTGTGGAATTTAACTACATAAGTTCTTTTGTAAAAAAGGTGGTGAATGATAATGGAAGTAACTGACGTAAGACTGCGACGCGTGAATACTGATGGAAGAATGCGAGCAATTGCTTCTATTACCTTAGATCAGGAGTTTGTTGTCCATGACATACGGGTGATTGATGGTAACAATGGATTGTTTGTAGCGATGCCTAGTAAGCGTACTCCTGATGGAGAGTTTAGAGACATTGCACACCCGATTAATTCTGGCACGCGTGGAAAGATTCAAGATGCTGTGCTGGAAGCTTATGAGCGTGCTGGCGACGAGGAACAATCAGAAGTGGAATATGAAGAAGCTGGAGCTTCCTAATACTTACGAAGATCAAAGGAGTCTGACCTAATTTTAGGTTAGACTCCTTTTTGATGGGGAAAAACTCTTTTTGTAGCGCTTATTTTGTAAAAGGACGGATTGTTGAAATCAAGAGGATTTTAAGATATTATTCATAATGGATAAATAGGATGGAGGTACGTTCATGACTAACCGATATGCTGTCGTGCTGGCAGCAGGCCAAGGCACTCGCATGAAATCAAAACTATATAAGGTTTTACATCCTGTGTGCGGTAAGCCTATGGTGCAGCACGTTGTTGATCAACTAAATACACTGGAACTTAACGAATTAATTACAGTCGTTGGATTTGGAGCTGAGAAAGTTCAGCATCAACTGGGTGAGGACAGTCACTATGTCGTTCAGGAAGAACAACTGGGGACAGGCCATGCGGTTTTAAAGGCTGAAGATATTCTGGCTGATAAAGAAGGAACCACCGTTGTTGTATGCGGGGACACCCCTTTATTAACAGCCGAGACGCTTCAGAAGCTGCTGGATCATCATGATGAACAAAATGCTCAAGCCACTATACTTACAGCCCATGCAGATGATCCATCAGGTTACGGGCGTGTGATTAGAGGCGGCAATGCGCAAGTAGAGCGAATCGTAGAGCAGAAAGACGCTTCTGAAGAAGAAAAAGCGATCCAGGAAATCAACACAGGTACTTACTGCTTTGATAACCAGAAGCTTTTTGAAGCTTTGCAAAACGTGGCAAATGATAATGCTCAAGGTGAATATTATCTGCCTGACGTCATTGAAATCCTTAAGAACGAATCCGATAAGATCAGTGCTTATCAAACCCCTGATTTCTCAGAGTCACTTGGAGTAAACGATCGAGTGGCGTTATCTAAAGCAGAAAAATTAATGAAGCAGCGTATTAATGATCAGCATATGAGAAATGGCGTTACGATTGTTGATCCTGATCAGACTTACATCGGTCCTGACGTACAAATCAGCCGTGATGTTGTCATAGAGCCTGGCTGTGTAATTGAAGGAAACACAATTATCGAGGAGGATGCAATAGTAGGTCCTCATTCATCGATTACGAATTGTTTTGTCGGAAAAGGCACAGTTATTAAGCAAAGTGTGGCAGCTGACAGCCGTATTGGTGAGCGGGTGCAGGTAGGACCCTATGCTCATATCCGGCCGGCTTCTTCGCTTGGCGATGAAGTAAAAGTAGGGAACTTTGTTGAAGTTAAAAAAGCTTCATTCGGAAGCGGAAGTAAAGTTTCCCACCTCAGTTACATCGGGGATGCAGAAGTTGGAGACGGTGTGAATATCGGTTGTGGTACAATAACTGTGAATTATGATGGGCATAATAAACACTTAACCACGATTCAGGATGAGGCCTTCATCGGCTGCAACTCTAATTTAGTAGCACCTGTAACTGTCGGAAAAGGCGCTTACGTAGCAGCGGGTTCTACGATTAGTAAGGATGTCCCTGCTGAAGCTTTATCGATCGCTAGAGCGAGGCAGACCAATAAAGAAGGTTATGCTGCAAAATTGAAGTCGAATAAAAAAGAGTAACGGAGGGTTCAATCCATGGCAACTGGATATAAGGATTCAAAACTGAAAGTATTCTCACTGAACTCCAACCCGGAATTGGCGAAAGAAATTGCTGAAAATATCGGGGTGGAATTAGGGAAGTGTACGGTGACAAGCTTTAGCGATGGAGAAATTCAAATTAATATCGAAGAGAGTATCCGCGGCTGTGATGTGTATATTGTTCAATCAACAAGTGAGCCTGTGAATGAGCACATCATGGAACTCCTGATTATGATTGATGCCTTAAAGCGTGCTTCAGCCAGAACGATTAACATCGTCATGCCTTATTATGGTTATGCACGTCAAGACCGTAAAGCCCGTGCACGTGAACCAATTACAGCTAAGCTGGTAGCGGATCTTCTGGAAACAGCCGGAGCATCCCGCGTCCTTATGCTGGACCTTCATGCTCCTCAAATTCAAGGGTTCTTCAACCTTCCTATTGATCATTTAGTAGGAGTTCCGATTTTATCGGATTATTTTGAAAAGAAGAACTTTGAAGATGTGGTTATCGTTTCACCAGATCACGGCGGTGTAACGCGTGCTCGCAAAATGGCCGATCGATTAAAAGCCCCAATCGCCATTATTGATAAACGACGGCCTCGCCCGAATGTTTCTGAGGTTATGAATATCGTTGGGAATATTGAAGGGAAAACGGCCATTATCATTGATGATATTATTGATACGGCAGGGACGATTACACTCGCGGCCAATGCATTAGTTGAAAACGGGGCTACAGAAGTGTACGCATGCTGTACTCACCCTGTATTGTCCGGTCCTGCTATTGAGCGCATCGACCGTTCTAAAATTAAAGAGCTTGTCGTTACGAATACCATTCCTCTTGGTGAAGATAAAGCAAGCGACAAAATCACTGAACTATCCGTTGCCGGTTTAATCAGTGAAGCGATCATTCGAGTTCATGAACGTCAATCCATCAGTATCTTGTTTGATTAAGAAGTTTATGAGAAAATAGGTTTAACGTTTGAGCGAAACGGGAAAAAGACCAGATGACTGGTATATAATTGGAGGTTGAGTAATTTGTCTATTTCATTAAAAGCATCTCAAAGAAACGAATTAAAACAATCAGTGACACGTGAATTGCGACAAGAAGGTAACGTACCAAGCGTAGTTTACGGGAAAGATAAAGAACCAATCACTGTTTCTGTTAACAGCATCGAATTGCTTAAAACAGTACGTGATGAAGGTAAGAACGCGATCATTTCACTTGATATAGAAGGTAAAGACAGTGTAGATGTTATGCTGCACGAATATCAGATTGACCCTCTAAAAGATGAGTTAATCCACGCGGACTTCTATATTGTGGACATGAGCCAGGAAATGGACGTTGAAGTACCTGTTCACCTTGAAGGGGAAGCAGCAGGAAGTAAAGAAGGCGGCGTCCTTCAGCAGCCGCTTTATGATCTGGCTGTTCGTGCGAAGCCGGCTAACATTCCTGACGAAATTCTAATTGATGTTTCTGAATTGAACATTGGCGACAGCATTCTGGTAAGTGATATTACATCTTCCAGTGGATACGAAATCACAGAAGATCCAGATACCACGATCGTTGCGGTTACTCCTCCGGAAGAAGTACCGGAAGAGCCTGAAATCGCTGATGAAGATGCTGAACCTGAAGTTATCAATGAGAAAAGTGATGATGAGGATCAGGATCAGGATGAAGAAAAGGAAGATAAAGAATAATCCTGAGATGAACAAAGGGCGTGGCCAAAAGGCCCGCCTTTTTTCTATGTTAAAACGGTATTCTGAAGGGATGTTTTTCAGGATCGATACAAACTGACATTATTTTTAATCAACCTTTGTTATACTAAGGAGAGCACGACTATGATGGATAAAGGAAGTTTGCAATGAAGTGTATAGTAGGTCTGGGAAACCCAGGTAAGAAATATGCAAAAACGCGTCATAACATCGGGTTCATGATTCTTGATGAGCTAGTCAAGCAAAATCATTGGTCCTTGGAACAGACAAAATTCCGTGGGATATATACCACAGAACATGTAAATGGTGAAAAGATTCTTTTATTAAAACCTCAGACGTTTATGAATCTGTCTGGGGAATCTCTTGTTCAGTTCATGAATTTTTTCGATTTGGAAGCAGACGATATTCTCGTCGTGTATGATGACCTGGATCTTCCTCCAGGAAAAATACGTCTGCGTAAAAAAGGCGGACACGGAGGTCATAATGGCATCCGTAATATTATTGACCATTTAGGTACAAAGGAATTTAATCGCTTACGTGTAGGTGTAGGACGGCCGGATGGCCCTGTTTCCGTCGTGGACTATGTACTTGGAACGTTTACCAAACAGGAACAGGCCCCCGTAGCTGACAGTATAGACGCTGCTGTGAAAGCATGCGAAGCGTGGATGACCCAGCCTTTTAATGAAGTCATGAATGATTTTAACGCGACGTAAATCATTAAGTCTTACCTAGTTTAGTATAAGCTTAATACAAGCCGGCAAAACTAATGACCATCAGCTCTGAAGGAGGATGGAAATGAAAATTCATTATTATTGCCGGCATTGTCAGCGTCAAGTAGGTGAATTAGATGCAAAGCATGTGGATGTATCCCAATTAGGTTTAGACTTATTAAACGAAGAAGATCATCAGCAAATGGTTCATATGCACGCTAACGGTGATTTAAATATTCGTACGATTTGCGATTCATGTAAAGAAACCTTGGATCAACATCCACATTATCATGAGTTAGATTTTTTTATTCATTAAATCAAGCGCGGACCTTTTGAAGTGGTAGGCCTTGATGGTGGAGGAGTTCGTTATGCAAGGAATTAAAGATTATTTATATCCCCAGGATGATGTCCATTCAATCATAGAGGGCTTTGAATCAGGGATGAAGGAACAAATGATTGCAGGATTGTCTGGAGCATCACGGAGTTTAATGATCTCCTTGCTTAAGGAATCATTGGACCGCCCTGTCCTGCTTGTTACCCATCAATTGATTCAAGCTCAGCAGCTGTATGAGGACATGCAAGAACTGACCGAGGAGGGCCAGGTTCAATTATATCCCGTAAACGAACTGATCGCCTCTGAAATTGCGATTGCAAGTCCTGAATTAAGAAGTCAGAGAATTGAGGCCTTGAGCAACTGGCTGAAGCAAGATAAAGGGATTCTTATTGTCCCTGTAGCTGCTCTAAAACGCATCATGCCGCCAAAATCCTACTGGGAGCATAATCAGCTCCCTTTTCGTGTTGGGGAAGATATTGAGCTGAACGCGTATTTGGAGCAGCTGGTGAGTATGGGGTATGAACGTACAGAGATGGTAGCTACCCCCGGAGAGTTCTCCCTGCGTGGGGGAATCTTTGATATTTATCCGTTAACGGCAGAATTTCCTTACCGGATTGAACTGTTTGATACCGAAGTAGATTCGATTCGTACATTTGATTCGGAAACTCAGAGGTCGCACGATAAACTGAATGAAGTTACGGTAGGACCTGCCACTGAATTACTGCTGCATAAGGAAGACTTTACGAGGGCATATCATCGATTGGAAAATGCGCTCAGCCACTCCCTGAAAAAGTTGACGAAAGCGGATGCAAAAGAAACCTTGAACACCGTGATTGAGCAGGACCTGGACCGTTTGAAAGATCAGGAACGCTTTCAGGAGATGTATAAATACATTGGTTATTTTTATGAAGAGTCTGTAAGTCTGCTAGACTATCTTCCTGAGAATGGACTGATGGTTCTGGACGAGATGAGCCGTATTCAAGAAACCGCTAACCGTCTTGACCAGGAAGAAGCGGAATGGCATCAAAGCCTATTAGAAGCAAACCAGACGGTCCGCGACTTGAACATCTCTTTTGACTGGCAGGACACGTGGGCCAAGATGAAGCATCCTACCCTATATATGTCCGTATTCATGCGTCATATTCCAAATACTCACCCTCAGAATGTAGTCAATATTTCAAGCCGTCAAATGCAGCAATTTCACGGGCAGATGAATTTATTGAAGAATGAAATGGAGAGGTGGCAGAAGCAGGATTATTCAATTATTATTCTGGCTCCTGATCACAACCGTAGTGAAAAGATCCAGTCGGTTTTAGAAGATTATGATATGGAAGCTGTCATCTCTAAATCAGATGTTAAGCTGCCTCTAGTGAAGCCGACAATTGTTATCGGGAATATCAGCAGCGGCTTTGAATGGCCTATGCATAAATTGGCCGTTCTGACCGAAAATGAACTGTTTAAAACTCGCACAGCCAAGCCCAAACGTAAGCAGAAGCTTTCCAATGCTGAACGCATCAAGAATTACCAGGAGCTTAAAGTGGGAGACTATATCGTCCACGCTAATCACGGGATTGGTAAATACTTAGGTATAGAAACACTTGAGATGAATGGCAATCATAAAGATTTTCTAATGGTTAATTATTCAGGTAATGATAAGCTGTATGTCCCGATCGACCAGATTGACCTTATTCAAAAATATGTGGGTTCTGAAGGGAAAGAGCCTAAAATATACAAGCTCGGTGGCAGTGAGTGGAATAAAGTCAAGCGCAAGGTTCAATCTTCAGTAGAGGATATTGCCGATGACTTAATTCAGCTTTACGCAGAGCGGGAAGCTTCTAAAGGTCACGCGTTCAGTGAGGATGGCGAAATGCAAAAAGATTTTGAGATCGCTTTTCCTTATGAAGAAACCGAGGACCAGGTGCGTTGTATAGAAGAAATTAAGGAAGATATGGAACGGATTCGACCTATGGACCGCTTGTTATGCGGAGATGTCGGATACGGTAAAACGGAGGTAGCGATCCGAGCAGCCTTTAAAGCGATTTATGAAGGCAAACAAGTGGCGATCCTTGTACCTACCACCATATTGGCTCAGCAGCATTATGAAACCCTTCAGGAGCGCTTCCAAGGGTTTGGTATTAACCTGGGATTAATGAGCCGCTTCCGCACGCGCAAGCAGCAAAAAGAAACGACAGACAGACTTAGAAAAGGATTGGTGGATATTATCGTGGGCACCCACCGGATTCTTTCAAAGGATGTACAATTTAAAGATCTGGGGCTGCTGATTGTAGACGAAGAGCAGAGGTTTGGCGTGAAGCACAAAGAAAAAATCAAACAGCTAAAGCATAATGTGGATGTTCTGACATTAACAGCCACTCCAATTCCTCGAACACTTCATATGTCGATGCTCGGCGTCCGCGATTTATCGGTTATTGAAACGCCGCCTGCGAACCGTTTTCCTATTCAAACGTACGTCCTGGAATATAATCCAATTTTCCTGCGGGAAGCGATTGAAAGAGAAATGGCGCGCGGCGGGCAAGTCTTTTTCTTATTTAACCGTGTGGAAAATATCGAACGGATGGCTCAGGAAATCGCTGCGCTCGTCCCCGAAGCCCGCGTAACATTCGCTCATGGGCAAATGAATGAAACGGAGCTTGAGAATGTCATGTTTTCCTTCTTGGGAGGGGAATATGATGTACTTGTGAGTACCACCATTATCGAAACAGGAGTCGATATTCCTAATGTAAATACCCTTATTGTTTACGATGCAGATCGTATGGGCTTAAGCCAGCTTTATCAACTTCGCGGCCGTGTAGGCCGTTCGAACCGTGTGGCTTATGCTTACTTTACCTACCAACGGGATAAAGTACTGACGGAAGTCGCTGAAAAACGTCTCCAGGCTATTAAAGAATTTACTGAATTAGGCTCAGGTTTTAAAATCGCCATGCGGGATCTTTCCATACGAGGAGCAGGTAATTTACTGGGGTCGCAACAACATGGATTTATTGATTCAGTAGGGTTTGATATGTATTCACAAATGCTGAAGGATGCGATTGAAGCGAAAAGACAAGGTAAAGAACAGGAAGCCGTGCAGCCGTTCCAGCCAGAATTGGATATGATGATGGATGCTTATATTCCTGGCACATATATTCAGGATGAAAAGCAGAAGATTGATATGTATAAACAATTCCAGGCCGTGGAATCTGTAGAAGACGTGCATGATTTACGTGATGAATTGATTGATCGCTTCGGAGATTATCCGGAAGAAGTGGAGAACTTATTCAGGGCTACTTCCATTCGCCTCTTTGCTAAACAGGCACGGATTGAATCCATTACGGAGAAGAAAAGGAAGCTCGAAATGGTTATGGATTCAGACCAAAGCCAGCTGATTGACGGAGCGAAGCTGTTTGAGTATGCCAATAAATATGGTCGTATCGTACAGTTAGGCACGGAAGATAACCAGTTAAAAGTCACCTTCAAATGGGATCGTCAGCCGCAGGCCAAGCGGTATGAGATCGTCGAGGAGTTCTTAAGTCAACTTCCATCTATGATTCGTGAAACGACTACAGCTTAATTAGAAAAGAGGTCTTCCAAGCAGGAAGGCCTCTTTTTTGTGCGCTCTTTAAGGAATCCTCAAGTTAAAATTTGCAAGAAAACGGAATTATTATAAAAAAATCCATACCAAGGGTGTATAGGTTTTTTATGCTGTACCATACTATCCTTAATCACCCGCTTATTCTCCATGCGCTTCAAAAGGATAATAACAGGAATATCATCACAGAAAGGGAGGCAGCATAAGAATGAAAGCAACTGGTATTGTACGCCGTATTGATGATCTGGGGCGTGTGGTTATTCCAAAAGAAATTCGCCGCACGTTAAGGATTCGTGAAGGAGACCCTCTGGAGATTTTTGTGGACCGCGAAGGTGAGGTTATTTTAAAGAAATACTCGCCCATCAGTGAGCTTGGTGATTTTGCGAAGGAATATGCAGAAGCTCTTAGTGAAGCCTTAGAAGTCCCTGTAATGATTTGTGACCGAGATGAGTATATAGCCGTAGCTGGTGTAACGAAAAAAGATTACCTGAACCGAT
The Halobacillus halophilus DSM 2266 DNA segment above includes these coding regions:
- the pth gene encoding aminoacyl-tRNA hydrolase, whose amino-acid sequence is MKCIVGLGNPGKKYAKTRHNIGFMILDELVKQNHWSLEQTKFRGIYTTEHVNGEKILLLKPQTFMNLSGESLVQFMNFFDLEADDILVVYDDLDLPPGKIRLRKKGGHGGHNGIRNIIDHLGTKEFNRLRVGVGRPDGPVSVVDYVLGTFTKQEQAPVADSIDAAVKACEAWMTQPFNEVMNDFNAT
- the spoVT gene encoding stage V sporulation protein T; the encoded protein is MKATGIVRRIDDLGRVVIPKEIRRTLRIREGDPLEIFVDREGEVILKKYSPISELGDFAKEYAEALSEALEVPVMICDRDEYIAVAGVTKKDYLNRSIGSKIEQVMDTRTMSYEKHPAPIEFTRGQEEDVISYIIHPIIAQGDPIGCVAAFNKEGSPIEEGSNKAVQIAANFLAKQME
- a CDS encoding 50S ribosomal protein L25/general stress protein Ctc translates to MSISLKASQRNELKQSVTRELRQEGNVPSVVYGKDKEPITVSVNSIELLKTVRDEGKNAIISLDIEGKDSVDVMLHEYQIDPLKDELIHADFYIVDMSQEMDVEVPVHLEGEAAGSKEGGVLQQPLYDLAVRAKPANIPDEILIDVSELNIGDSILVSDITSSSGYEITEDPDTTIVAVTPPEEVPEEPEIADEDAEPEVINEKSDDEDQDQDEEKEDKE
- the spoVG gene encoding septation regulator SpoVG, whose translation is MEVTDVRLRRVNTDGRMRAIASITLDQEFVVHDIRVIDGNNGLFVAMPSKRTPDGEFRDIAHPINSGTRGKIQDAVLEAYERAGDEEQSEVEYEEAGAS
- the mfd gene encoding transcription-repair coupling factor, which translates into the protein MQGIKDYLYPQDDVHSIIEGFESGMKEQMIAGLSGASRSLMISLLKESLDRPVLLVTHQLIQAQQLYEDMQELTEEGQVQLYPVNELIASEIAIASPELRSQRIEALSNWLKQDKGILIVPVAALKRIMPPKSYWEHNQLPFRVGEDIELNAYLEQLVSMGYERTEMVATPGEFSLRGGIFDIYPLTAEFPYRIELFDTEVDSIRTFDSETQRSHDKLNEVTVGPATELLLHKEDFTRAYHRLENALSHSLKKLTKADAKETLNTVIEQDLDRLKDQERFQEMYKYIGYFYEESVSLLDYLPENGLMVLDEMSRIQETANRLDQEEAEWHQSLLEANQTVRDLNISFDWQDTWAKMKHPTLYMSVFMRHIPNTHPQNVVNISSRQMQQFHGQMNLLKNEMERWQKQDYSIIILAPDHNRSEKIQSVLEDYDMEAVISKSDVKLPLVKPTIVIGNISSGFEWPMHKLAVLTENELFKTRTAKPKRKQKLSNAERIKNYQELKVGDYIVHANHGIGKYLGIETLEMNGNHKDFLMVNYSGNDKLYVPIDQIDLIQKYVGSEGKEPKIYKLGGSEWNKVKRKVQSSVEDIADDLIQLYAEREASKGHAFSEDGEMQKDFEIAFPYEETEDQVRCIEEIKEDMERIRPMDRLLCGDVGYGKTEVAIRAAFKAIYEGKQVAILVPTTILAQQHYETLQERFQGFGINLGLMSRFRTRKQQKETTDRLRKGLVDIIVGTHRILSKDVQFKDLGLLIVDEEQRFGVKHKEKIKQLKHNVDVLTLTATPIPRTLHMSMLGVRDLSVIETPPANRFPIQTYVLEYNPIFLREAIEREMARGGQVFFLFNRVENIERMAQEIAALVPEARVTFAHGQMNETELENVMFSFLGGEYDVLVSTTIIETGVDIPNVNTLIVYDADRMGLSQLYQLRGRVGRSNRVAYAYFTYQRDKVLTEVAEKRLQAIKEFTELGSGFKIAMRDLSIRGAGNLLGSQQHGFIDSVGFDMYSQMLKDAIEAKRQGKEQEAVQPFQPELDMMMDAYIPGTYIQDEKQKIDMYKQFQAVESVEDVHDLRDELIDRFGDYPEEVENLFRATSIRLFAKQARIESITEKKRKLEMVMDSDQSQLIDGAKLFEYANKYGRIVQLGTEDNQLKVTFKWDRQPQAKRYEIVEEFLSQLPSMIRETTTA
- the glmU gene encoding bifunctional UDP-N-acetylglucosamine diphosphorylase/glucosamine-1-phosphate N-acetyltransferase GlmU gives rise to the protein MTNRYAVVLAAGQGTRMKSKLYKVLHPVCGKPMVQHVVDQLNTLELNELITVVGFGAEKVQHQLGEDSHYVVQEEQLGTGHAVLKAEDILADKEGTTVVVCGDTPLLTAETLQKLLDHHDEQNAQATILTAHADDPSGYGRVIRGGNAQVERIVEQKDASEEEKAIQEINTGTYCFDNQKLFEALQNVANDNAQGEYYLPDVIEILKNESDKISAYQTPDFSESLGVNDRVALSKAEKLMKQRINDQHMRNGVTIVDPDQTYIGPDVQISRDVVIEPGCVIEGNTIIEEDAIVGPHSSITNCFVGKGTVIKQSVAADSRIGERVQVGPYAHIRPASSLGDEVKVGNFVEVKKASFGSGSKVSHLSYIGDAEVGDGVNIGCGTITVNYDGHNKHLTTIQDEAFIGCNSNLVAPVTVGKGAYVAAGSTISKDVPAEALSIARARQTNKEGYAAKLKSNKKE
- the purR gene encoding pur operon repressor produces the protein MKRSERLVAMTHFILDRPRELISLPFFSEKYDAAKSSISEDLGIINKMFQHEGIGYLESVSGASGGVKYIPAFSKEYSEEFVHQLCRRLEDPERLLPGGYLFMSDILGDPEATRSIGRLFASAFRDRDIDAIITVATKGIPLAYAVASYLNVPVVIARRDPKVTEGSTLSINYVSGSTRKIQTMVLTKRSLKEGSKVCIIDDFMKAGGTISGMKNLLHEFNAEVVGIGVLAEAEDEDEERVVDDYISLVQILNADDRKGSIEVIPGNLLNYL
- a CDS encoding ribose-phosphate diphosphokinase; translation: MATGYKDSKLKVFSLNSNPELAKEIAENIGVELGKCTVTSFSDGEIQINIEESIRGCDVYIVQSTSEPVNEHIMELLIMIDALKRASARTINIVMPYYGYARQDRKARAREPITAKLVADLLETAGASRVLMLDLHAPQIQGFFNLPIDHLVGVPILSDYFEKKNFEDVVIVSPDHGGVTRARKMADRLKAPIAIIDKRRPRPNVSEVMNIVGNIEGKTAIIIDDIIDTAGTITLAANALVENGATEVYACCTHPVLSGPAIERIDRSKIKELVVTNTIPLGEDKASDKITELSVAGLISEAIIRVHERQSISILFD
- a CDS encoding anti-sigma-F factor Fin family protein — protein: MKIHYYCRHCQRQVGELDAKHVDVSQLGLDLLNEEDHQQMVHMHANGDLNIRTICDSCKETLDQHPHYHELDFFIH
- the ispE gene encoding 4-(cytidine 5'-diphospho)-2-C-methyl-D-erythritol kinase — protein: MQIFEKAPAKINLSLDVLHKREDGFHEVEMVMTTVDLADRIELNTLEDGSIRVESESRFVPNDERNLAYRAAKLMKDHYSVKQGVRIFIEKNIPVAAGLAGGSSDAAAVLRGVNRLWGLNKSLDELAVLGAEIGSDVSFCLYGGTAHATGRGEKVTPLPAPPPCWVVLAKPPLGVSTQTVYQNLNLADAHHPNTNAMIEALMDYDFDAICAQVGNTLEGVTLNLHREVGQIKEQMRQAGADAVLMSGSGPTVFSLVDTDARAQRIYNSLKGFCTEVYVVRMLGYQERT